The proteins below are encoded in one region of Casimicrobium huifangae:
- a CDS encoding UDP-glucose dehydrogenase family protein encodes MKISVYGAGYVGLVQASCLANLGHDVVCAELSVSRLAALAQGKTPFYEPGMDELLTGELASGRLRFTSDPAVAAAHGEVQFLAVGTPPLADGSSDLSYLLAAADTIGANAPDDALIVTKSTVPVGTGKKVAAQLRSAALKAGRSASFRVASNPEFLAEGRALPDFMEPQRTVFGVADAKAEAQLREVYAPLKLGNDRTLVMSVESAELAKYAANAMLAVRISFMNELANLADATGACIDSVREAMSLDERVGRKFLNSGCGYGGSCFPKDVTSLVKQGEMAGTVMRIADAASEINIRQRVAMADRIISLFQSRGKAPVGCVVALWGMAFKPDTDDVREAPAVLMAERLLQAGFAVRAYDPQASETGAAELAKYTNFSVASTAMEALADADVLLIATEWKEFGQVAPADVARFMRAPVVFDGRSVFNVAAARAAGLDYHAFGREHA; translated from the coding sequence ATGAAAATCTCCGTATACGGTGCCGGTTACGTCGGACTCGTTCAGGCCAGTTGCCTGGCCAATCTTGGTCACGATGTCGTCTGCGCGGAGCTGAGCGTTAGTCGCCTTGCGGCGCTGGCTCAAGGCAAGACGCCGTTTTACGAACCCGGCATGGATGAGTTGCTGACTGGGGAACTGGCCAGCGGTCGCTTGCGTTTCACCAGCGACCCGGCCGTTGCCGCCGCGCACGGCGAAGTCCAATTCCTCGCGGTAGGCACCCCGCCGCTCGCCGACGGGTCGAGCGATCTGTCCTATCTGCTCGCAGCCGCCGACACCATTGGCGCCAACGCGCCCGACGATGCGCTGATCGTCACCAAGTCGACAGTGCCGGTCGGCACCGGCAAGAAAGTCGCAGCTCAACTGCGTTCGGCGGCCCTCAAGGCCGGCCGCAGCGCGAGTTTCCGCGTGGCATCGAACCCGGAGTTTCTCGCCGAAGGGCGGGCATTGCCTGATTTCATGGAGCCGCAGCGGACTGTATTTGGGGTAGCCGACGCCAAGGCCGAAGCCCAATTGCGTGAGGTATACGCACCGCTCAAACTGGGGAATGACCGCACGCTGGTGATGTCAGTGGAATCGGCTGAACTTGCCAAGTACGCCGCCAACGCCATGCTGGCGGTGCGAATTTCGTTCATGAACGAGCTGGCCAATCTCGCAGATGCCACCGGCGCCTGTATCGACTCTGTGCGCGAGGCAATGTCGCTGGACGAGCGGGTAGGGCGCAAGTTCCTCAATTCCGGCTGCGGCTACGGCGGTTCCTGCTTTCCAAAGGATGTCACCTCACTGGTGAAGCAGGGCGAAATGGCCGGTACCGTCATGCGTATCGCTGACGCCGCCTCCGAAATCAACATCCGCCAGCGGGTGGCGATGGCAGACCGCATCATTTCGCTGTTCCAGTCCCGCGGCAAAGCGCCTGTTGGCTGCGTCGTGGCACTGTGGGGTATGGCATTCAAGCCAGACACCGATGACGTTCGTGAAGCACCTGCCGTTTTGATGGCTGAACGCCTTCTTCAGGCAGGCTTTGCGGTCCGCGCCTATGATCCGCAAGCGAGCGAAACCGGCGCAGCCGAATTGGCGAAGTACACCAACTTCTCGGTGGCATCGACAGCGATGGAAGCGTTGGCTGATGCCGACGTTCTGCTGATCGCCACTGAATGGAAGGAGTTCGGCCAGGTGGCGCCAGCCGATGTCGCCCGGTTCATGCGCGCTCCGGTGGTGTTTGACGGGCGCAGTGTGTTTAATGTCGCAGCCGCGAGAGCCGCCGGATTGGACTATCACGCCTTCGGACGCGAGCACGCGTAG
- the radA gene encoding DNA repair protein RadA — protein MAKQKLEYVCRECGTAAAKWQGQCSGCGAWNTLEEAVSQPPRHTRGGSPVPASSAIKLSDVRQEATLRWSSGLSEFDRALGGGVVPGGVTLIGGDPGIGKSTLTLQAIASLARNHVTLYVSGEESVAQVAARASRLGLDLSSIVMVAETSLDAIIAHIEARRPHVVVIDSIQTLFSEAFSSAPGSVVQVRECAAELTRLAKRNGVATLLVGHVTKEGSIAGPRVLEHLVDTVIYFEGEPGSNLRIIRALKNRFGAANEIGVFAMLEDGLREVANPSALFLARGDEIAAGNVVFASIEGSRPLLVQVQALVDRAAANPRRVCTGFDSQRLAMLLAVMNRHLGCQLGGFDVFINVVGGLRIDEPAADLAIVVAIWSSLTGSVVPAGTAVFGEVGLGGEVRPVVGSALRVGEASKLGFSRVVGPPVNRQARELAAEGLLDSVTKVSAAIESVAGRTTSTRN, from the coding sequence ATCGCCAAGCAAAAGCTGGAATATGTCTGCCGCGAGTGCGGAACGGCTGCTGCAAAGTGGCAGGGACAGTGCTCCGGCTGTGGCGCCTGGAATACGCTGGAAGAGGCGGTCAGCCAGCCGCCACGCCACACCAGGGGAGGCAGCCCGGTACCGGCTTCCTCCGCGATCAAGCTCTCCGACGTACGCCAGGAAGCAACACTGCGCTGGAGCTCCGGCCTTTCTGAGTTCGATCGCGCACTCGGTGGCGGCGTGGTACCTGGCGGCGTGACGCTGATCGGTGGTGATCCAGGTATCGGCAAGTCGACACTGACCTTGCAGGCGATTGCCTCGCTTGCCAGGAATCACGTCACCCTGTACGTGTCCGGCGAGGAGTCAGTTGCCCAGGTAGCTGCCCGAGCCAGTCGCTTGGGGCTCGATCTGTCAAGCATCGTCATGGTCGCCGAGACGTCATTGGACGCCATCATCGCCCACATCGAAGCTCGTCGACCGCACGTTGTTGTTATCGACTCCATCCAGACCCTGTTCAGCGAGGCGTTTTCATCAGCACCGGGCTCTGTCGTTCAGGTCCGCGAGTGCGCTGCGGAGCTAACCCGTCTTGCCAAGCGCAATGGCGTAGCCACTTTGCTGGTCGGACACGTCACCAAAGAAGGCTCGATTGCCGGCCCCCGTGTGCTTGAGCATCTGGTCGATACGGTTATTTACTTCGAAGGCGAGCCGGGATCGAATCTCCGCATCATTCGCGCGCTGAAAAATCGCTTTGGTGCCGCCAACGAAATTGGGGTGTTCGCGATGCTGGAGGACGGCCTGCGCGAAGTTGCCAATCCGTCGGCGTTGTTCCTGGCTCGCGGAGATGAGATCGCAGCAGGCAACGTTGTGTTTGCCTCAATTGAGGGATCGCGCCCGCTGCTGGTGCAAGTCCAAGCCTTGGTAGACCGGGCGGCGGCCAACCCGCGACGCGTTTGCACGGGCTTCGATAGCCAGCGGCTGGCGATGCTTCTGGCGGTAATGAACCGGCATTTGGGCTGTCAGCTGGGTGGGTTTGACGTCTTTATCAATGTCGTGGGTGGCCTGCGGATTGACGAACCCGCCGCCGATCTCGCCATCGTTGTTGCCATTTGGTCTTCGTTGACTGGATCTGTCGTACCAGCCGGCACGGCAGTGTTTGGCGAAGTTGGCCTTGGCGGCGAAGTTCGTCCGGTGGTCGGCAGTGCATTGCGAGTTGGTGAAGCCTCCAAGCTGGGGTTCTCACGTGTTGTTGGCCCCCCGGTGAATCGGCAGGCCAGAGAGCTGGCCGCGGAAGGCTTGCTTGATTCGGTGACCAAAGTGTCGGCTGCGATCGAATCGGTCGCTGGACGTACGACAAGTACACGCAATTGA